The Nostoc sp. TCL26-01 sequence ATCAATAGTAATTAACGCAGAAATGAAGTAAGAAGCATAAGTTACCCAACCTGGGTAAATGTCCTGATGAGGCTCGAAACCATGCCCTCCCGATAACTTGAAATTGATCTTATCCTTAAATAAAACTGGGCGTTCTCCAAATAGTTGGCTTATATAGCCTATGAGCTTGGGACTGTAGACTAATTCGTTTAGAACAGTACTATACTCAATAAACTTCTCAATTTTGGCATACACTTTACCTTGACCTGTGAGAAGGTTGTCTTCAAGGTATACCATCTGCTTACCAATACAACTGATTGGGTCTTCTCTTTCAAGTTCATCTATAGCATTACTTATTTCTTTAACCTCCATCATCGTGAATAAGCTTTGCAAGCAAACGAAACCATTCTGATTAAAGTCCGCTAATTTTGATGAGGAAAGGACGTTATTATGAATTGACATTTTAAGTCCTCACATATTTGAAAGTTATTTAATTTCCAAGCAAGTTGAATTTGTTTTCTTGTCAATCAAAATATCCTCCTAAAATGATCTGCTGACGCGACATTAAATTATCTATCAATATAGTTGCGTTAATTTATTTAATTTGTCAACTGATTAACTTAGGTAATTAGATTTAAAAAATTTTAAAGAAGTAAGTGAAAAGTAAGTAGCATTTTAGATGATTGATATCCAAGTAGTTAAAAAGTAGGTGAAATTAATATTTAGTACTATAAAAGTAGGGATAAAGTAAGTTTAAATAGCAAAAAATAT is a genomic window containing:
- a CDS encoding phytanoyl-CoA dioxygenase family protein, with protein sequence MSIHNNVLSSSKLADFNQNGFVCLQSLFTMMEVKEISNAIDELEREDPISCIGKQMVYLEDNLLTGQGKVYAKIEKFIEYSTVLNELVYSPKLIGYISQLFGERPVLFKDKINFKLSGGHGFEPHQDIYPGWVTYASYFISALITIDASTPSNGCLEVVVGYHERDLPERRRERLTQEQWKSIEFISYPTSPGDVLLFDCFVPHRSAPNLSDDPRRNLYLTYNPESQGDHRLRYFTDKRCLFPPNYEREPGKTISFSPEKWLSST